One genomic window of Polynucleobacter sp. HIN11 includes the following:
- a CDS encoding type II toxin-antitoxin system HigB family toxin, translated as MRVISNKRIIEFSANHPDALKPLQSWRRIIESQSFDNYSQLKSIFGSMDKVEDLIVFDICGNRYRLITFISFLKQICYIKQILTHAIYDKGRWKK; from the coding sequence ATGCGCGTCATTTCCAATAAACGAATCATTGAGTTTTCAGCAAACCACCCAGATGCCCTTAAACCCTTACAAAGTTGGAGAAGAATTATTGAATCCCAGTCATTCGACAATTACTCTCAACTAAAGTCTATTTTTGGCTCAATGGATAAAGTTGAAGATTTAATTGTTTTTGATATTTGCGGAAATCGCTATCGATTAATTACTTTTATAAGTTTTCTAAAACAAATTTGTTACATTAAGCAGATTCTTACCCATGCCATTTACGATAAGGGACGGTGGAAGAAATGA
- the murB gene encoding UDP-N-acetylmuramate dehydrogenase: MNFDCKPLANYSLEDRNTLGFDVVAEWVLPITQAEQIPAAIRWARNAGLSHRVLGGGSNVVLPDQLQGVTLLMDIDFIEVLENRDSNTRLRVGAGVSWHAFVRWTLDQNYRGLENLALIPGTVGAAPIQNIGAYGVEVKEYIEAVEAYDCQTNQWVALSKADCQFSYRHSLFKDEPNRFVITAVIFDLPKVWQPRVSYADLTNHFANRAVDSIAAYEIFDAVCAIRAQKLPDPKVIGNVGSFFQNPVISNQQLQFLKEQFPQIVSYPESATHSKLAAGWLIDQCGFKGMQLGNVGVHNKQALVLTHRGGGNAGELLGLAEQIQKKVKETFGVDLIPEPIFFN; the protein is encoded by the coding sequence ATGAACTTTGATTGCAAGCCACTCGCCAATTACTCCTTAGAGGATCGTAATACCTTAGGCTTTGATGTGGTGGCCGAGTGGGTTTTGCCGATTACCCAAGCTGAGCAAATCCCCGCTGCGATTCGCTGGGCTAGAAATGCTGGGTTATCCCATCGCGTTCTTGGAGGAGGTAGTAACGTTGTTTTACCCGACCAATTACAAGGAGTCACCCTCCTGATGGACATCGATTTCATCGAGGTTCTAGAGAATCGTGATTCAAATACACGATTGCGGGTAGGAGCCGGGGTGAGCTGGCATGCCTTCGTTCGTTGGACCTTGGATCAAAACTATCGCGGCCTTGAAAACCTTGCCTTGATTCCTGGCACGGTTGGAGCAGCCCCCATCCAAAATATTGGCGCCTATGGGGTTGAAGTCAAAGAGTACATCGAGGCGGTGGAGGCCTACGATTGCCAAACCAATCAGTGGGTGGCTTTATCGAAGGCTGATTGCCAATTTTCGTATCGGCATAGTCTTTTTAAAGATGAGCCCAATCGCTTTGTGATCACAGCAGTAATTTTTGATCTGCCCAAGGTATGGCAACCGCGCGTGTCATATGCCGATCTCACCAACCATTTTGCTAATCGCGCAGTTGATTCAATTGCTGCCTATGAAATCTTTGATGCGGTGTGTGCCATCCGCGCTCAAAAATTACCGGACCCTAAGGTGATTGGTAATGTGGGTAGTTTTTTTCAAAATCCTGTGATTTCCAACCAGCAATTGCAATTCCTTAAAGAACAATTTCCACAGATTGTGAGTTATCCAGAATCGGCTACGCATAGCAAGTTAGCAGCCGGTTGGCTCATCGATCAATGCGGCTTCAAAGGGATGCAACTGGGTAATGTGGGGGTTCACAACAAACAGGCCCTGGTTCTTACCCATCGGGGTGGCGGGAATGCAGGGGAACTGCTTGGTCTTGCGGAGCAGATTCAGAAAAAGGTGAAAGAGACCTTCGGAGTCGACCTGATTCCTGAACCAATCTTTTTTAATTAA
- a CDS encoding YajQ family cyclic di-GMP-binding protein encodes MPSFDTVCEPNVVELKNAVEQANKEIANRFDFKGSDARVEQKDNELILFADDDFKLGQVRDVLFSKMAKRNVDVRFLKDDKTETMSGDKRKQTMKLLKGIEQELAKKIVRIIKDSKIKVQASIQGDAVRVTGAKRDDLQTAMALLRKEASEAPLAFNNFRD; translated from the coding sequence ATGCCGTCATTTGATACTGTGTGTGAACCCAATGTCGTGGAGCTCAAAAATGCCGTGGAGCAAGCCAATAAAGAAATTGCGAACCGCTTTGACTTTAAAGGTTCAGACGCGCGCGTCGAGCAAAAAGATAACGAACTCATTTTGTTTGCAGACGATGACTTCAAGTTAGGACAAGTGCGCGATGTACTCTTTAGCAAAATGGCTAAACGCAATGTGGACGTACGGTTTTTAAAAGACGATAAGACCGAAACGATGTCAGGCGATAAGCGTAAGCAAACCATGAAACTCTTAAAAGGCATCGAGCAAGAACTTGCCAAAAAGATCGTGCGCATCATTAAAGACAGCAAGATTAAAGTGCAAGCGAGTATTCAAGGTGATGCGGTGCGCGTGACTGGTGCCAAGCGCGATGATTTGCAGACTGCGATGGCGTTGCTGCGAAAAGAAGCAAGCGAAGCCCCTCTGGCGTTTAACAATTTTCGCGACTAA
- the xerD gene encoding site-specific tyrosine recombinase XerD translates to MVLASQNAIDQFCDACWLEDGLSKNTLSAYRRDLTLFAAWLGEQKNTSDLYHVQEADLTAYMAAKRSDKATTANRRLTVFKRFYRHALRLGYVKEDPCAKLRAAKQAQRFPKVLSEDQVIALLNAPNIEEPLGLRDRTMLELMYASGLRVSEIVSLKTVALGLNEGVVRVVNGKGGKERIVPFGGEAGQWLHQYLKEARPILLEGKNCQEVFVGRRTGTGLTRQAFWFIIKRYASQAGIQVALSPHTLRHAFATHLLNHGADLRVVQLLLGHADISTTQIYTHVARERLKSLHATHHPRGS, encoded by the coding sequence GTGGTTTTGGCATCTCAAAATGCGATCGATCAGTTTTGTGATGCCTGTTGGCTTGAAGATGGACTTTCAAAAAATACGCTAAGTGCCTATCGGCGAGATCTCACTTTATTTGCCGCCTGGTTGGGTGAGCAAAAAAATACCAGCGATCTTTATCACGTCCAGGAGGCAGATCTCACGGCCTACATGGCAGCTAAGCGAAGCGATAAAGCCACGACAGCTAATCGGCGCCTAACCGTCTTTAAGCGCTTTTATCGCCATGCACTGCGTCTTGGCTATGTCAAAGAAGATCCGTGTGCGAAATTACGAGCAGCTAAGCAAGCACAGCGTTTCCCCAAGGTCTTGAGTGAAGATCAGGTCATTGCGCTACTCAATGCCCCCAATATTGAGGAACCCCTGGGATTACGTGATCGCACCATGCTCGAGCTGATGTACGCGAGCGGCTTACGAGTCTCGGAAATTGTGTCTCTCAAAACCGTCGCTCTGGGGCTCAATGAAGGGGTGGTGCGCGTGGTCAATGGTAAGGGCGGCAAGGAGCGGATCGTTCCTTTTGGCGGTGAAGCGGGGCAGTGGTTGCATCAATACCTAAAAGAAGCGCGACCCATTCTTTTGGAGGGAAAAAATTGCCAAGAGGTTTTTGTGGGGCGCCGCACGGGGACTGGATTAACCCGTCAAGCGTTTTGGTTCATTATTAAACGCTATGCGAGTCAGGCTGGCATTCAAGTGGCGCTCTCACCCCATACTCTGCGGCATGCGTTTGCCACTCATCTCTTAAACCATGGTGCGGATTTGCGCGTGGTGCAACTTCTATTGGGACACGCGGATATCTCAACCACCCAGATCTACACGCATGTGGCGCGTGAGCGCCTCAAATCCTTACACGCCACCCACCATCCTCGTGGTTCTTAA
- the plsY gene encoding glycerol-3-phosphate 1-O-acyltransferase PlsY, with amino-acid sequence MDELIKYFWLIPVAYLLGSISFAVVVSRAMGLPDPYTHGSKNPGATNVLRTGNKVAAALTLIGDAAKGWLAVTLARAVLGDPSQASVNILLGLVAIAVFIGHLYPIFHRFKGGKGVATAAGILFAINWVLGLATLGTWLIVAVFMRYSSLAALCAAVFAPIYFTFLFGMQPMGLAILVMSALLIHRHRSNIRNLLNGTETRLSKK; translated from the coding sequence ATGGATGAGTTGATAAAGTATTTCTGGTTAATCCCAGTGGCGTACTTGCTGGGATCGATCTCGTTTGCGGTGGTCGTGAGCCGTGCGATGGGTTTACCAGACCCCTACACGCATGGTTCTAAAAATCCAGGGGCGACCAATGTCTTGCGCACTGGCAATAAAGTCGCTGCTGCCCTCACCTTGATTGGCGATGCTGCCAAAGGCTGGCTGGCAGTGACACTCGCGCGCGCAGTTTTAGGTGACCCCAGCCAAGCGAGCGTCAATATTCTCCTAGGACTAGTGGCGATTGCCGTCTTTATCGGACACCTCTATCCGATTTTTCATCGCTTTAAAGGGGGTAAGGGTGTGGCTACAGCCGCAGGGATCTTATTTGCGATTAATTGGGTCTTGGGCTTGGCCACCTTAGGAACCTGGCTCATTGTGGCAGTCTTTATGCGCTATTCGTCGCTAGCAGCCCTGTGTGCCGCAGTCTTTGCACCGATTTATTTCACCTTTTTATTTGGAATGCAGCCTATGGGTTTGGCCATCTTGGTGATGAGTGCACTTCTCATTCATCGCCATCGCAGTAATATCCGAAATCTTCTCAATGGCACGGAAACGCGCCTGAGTAAAAAATAG
- a CDS encoding MAPEG family protein — translation MTIAIICVILAGFLPIIAAGIAKFGPTENSASDPYDNNQPREWLAKQTGIRARANAAQANTFESLPFFYAGIAIAMILQAPQARIDVLAIAYLLARVAYIACYVMDWANLRTFVWLIGFACTVALFFQI, via the coding sequence ATGACTATCGCTATTATCTGCGTCATCCTTGCCGGTTTTTTACCCATCATTGCAGCGGGTATTGCGAAGTTTGGTCCCACCGAGAACTCTGCAAGCGATCCCTATGACAACAATCAACCGCGCGAGTGGCTTGCCAAGCAAACGGGAATACGTGCACGTGCGAATGCAGCGCAAGCCAATACCTTTGAGTCCTTACCCTTTTTCTATGCTGGGATTGCAATCGCCATGATCTTGCAAGCACCCCAAGCGCGCATCGATGTGTTGGCGATTGCTTATCTTTTAGCTCGCGTGGCCTATATTGCGTGCTATGTGATGGACTGGGCGAACTTGCGCACCTTCGTGTGGCTCATCGGATTTGCGTGTACAGTAGCTCTATTCTTCCAAATTTAG
- the folE gene encoding GTP cyclohydrolase I, protein MPSAIKQTPSKASTTSVTRKSRKSEEGVPLSQVIRKRIQAKKARFHANDNIAQFIEPGEIDGLIDEVAGKLQGVLESLVIDTESDHNTRGTAYRVAKMYVNEVFTGRYTPQPSLTRFPNVSRLNELMIIGPIAVKSACSHHLCPIMGRVWIGVLPDKQTALIGLSKYARITEWVMCRPQIQEEAVVELANILEEKMKPTGLALVMEADHFCMQWRGVKDLNSKMVNSVMRGSFLKDANLRREFLALMDKQQGKQ, encoded by the coding sequence ATGCCTAGCGCAATAAAACAAACCCCATCCAAAGCGAGTACTACATCAGTGACTCGCAAAAGTCGCAAAAGTGAAGAGGGCGTGCCACTCTCGCAAGTCATCCGTAAACGTATTCAAGCAAAGAAAGCCCGCTTTCATGCGAATGACAATATTGCGCAGTTCATTGAACCCGGTGAGATCGATGGCTTGATTGATGAAGTGGCGGGTAAGCTCCAAGGGGTCCTTGAGAGTTTAGTAATTGATACCGAGAGTGATCACAACACGCGTGGTACCGCCTATCGCGTCGCGAAGATGTATGTCAATGAAGTGTTCACTGGGCGCTATACACCGCAACCGAGTCTTACACGTTTTCCGAATGTCAGTCGCTTAAATGAACTCATGATCATCGGACCGATTGCGGTGAAGAGCGCCTGCTCACACCATTTGTGCCCGATTATGGGACGCGTGTGGATTGGGGTGTTGCCTGACAAACAAACAGCTCTCATTGGTTTGTCTAAATACGCTCGCATCACCGAATGGGTCATGTGTCGGCCACAGATTCAGGAGGAGGCCGTGGTGGAACTTGCCAACATCCTCGAAGAGAAGATGAAGCCCACTGGATTGGCACTTGTCATGGAAGCCGATCACTTTTGCATGCAATGGCGCGGTGTGAAGGATCTCAATTCCAAGATGGTCAATAGTGTGATGCGCGGTTCATTTCTAAAGGATGCGAATTTGCGCCGAGAGTTCTTAGCGCTCATGGATAAGCAGCAAGGCAAGCAGTAG
- a CDS encoding high-potential iron-sulfur protein, whose product MKNTRRQFLIMSAAGAATLSLNNLAQAQAMVAETDPQAQALGYKADTTKVDTKKYPKHANTQRCDNCALYQGKAGSAAGGCSLFAGKQVAGAGWCSAWAKKAG is encoded by the coding sequence ATGAAAAACACACGTCGTCAATTTTTGATCATGTCTGCTGCTGGTGCAGCCACTTTGTCACTCAATAACTTGGCTCAAGCACAAGCCATGGTTGCTGAGACCGATCCACAAGCACAAGCCTTGGGTTACAAAGCCGACACCACTAAGGTCGATACCAAGAAGTATCCAAAGCACGCTAATACGCAGCGTTGCGATAACTGCGCCTTGTATCAAGGTAAGGCAGGCAGTGCAGCCGGTGGTTGCAGCCTGTTTGCTGGTAAACAAGTGGCTGGAGCTGGCTGGTGCTCAGCATGGGCTAAGAAAGCAGGTTAA
- a CDS encoding rubrerythrin family protein, translating into MAKSVKGTKTEQSLKEAFAGESQANRRYLYFANQADIAGANDVAAVFRSTAEGETGHAHGHMEYLINGGAGEPGTGMPAKTVAEALQAAIAGETHEYTDMYPGMAKTAREEGFDEIADWFETLAKAERSHANKFTKTLEAHLANS; encoded by the coding sequence ATGGCTAAGTCGGTAAAAGGTACCAAGACTGAACAGTCGTTGAAAGAAGCATTTGCTGGTGAGTCCCAAGCCAACCGTCGTTATTTGTACTTCGCAAACCAAGCTGACATTGCTGGTGCAAACGACGTAGCAGCTGTTTTCCGCTCCACCGCCGAAGGTGAGACCGGGCACGCTCACGGTCATATGGAGTATTTGATCAATGGTGGCGCTGGCGAGCCAGGTACTGGTATGCCTGCTAAGACCGTTGCCGAGGCTCTCCAAGCAGCGATTGCTGGTGAGACCCATGAGTACACCGATATGTACCCAGGTATGGCTAAAACCGCTCGTGAAGAAGGTTTTGACGAGATTGCTGATTGGTTTGAGACCTTAGCAAAGGCTGAACGCAGCCACGCTAACAAGTTCACCAAGACCTTAGAGGCACACTTGGCAAATTCCTAA
- the pyrR gene encoding bifunctional pyr operon transcriptional regulator/uracil phosphoribosyltransferase PyrR: protein MDAELLYQKLLNHLREKLQGKPTLQIAGLAIGGAWVAKRLANDLSLAQYGVINVAFHRDDYAEKGLAAIRSADTMATHLPFDVTGAQIVLIDDVLFTGRTVRAALNELFDFGRPAAVELMVLADRGQRELPIAADFVGEHIQLPDTQILALEKGTEDTREIFRFVLEERA, encoded by the coding sequence ATGGATGCTGAGCTTCTCTATCAAAAATTACTAAATCATCTGCGGGAGAAGCTCCAAGGTAAACCAACCCTTCAGATCGCCGGACTTGCCATTGGCGGTGCCTGGGTTGCTAAGCGCCTCGCCAACGATTTAAGCTTGGCACAATACGGCGTGATTAATGTGGCGTTTCATCGCGACGATTATGCGGAGAAAGGGTTGGCAGCGATTCGATCGGCCGACACCATGGCAACGCATCTCCCCTTTGATGTGACAGGCGCTCAAATCGTACTCATCGATGATGTGCTCTTTACTGGAAGAACCGTGCGCGCTGCGCTCAATGAACTCTTTGATTTTGGTAGGCCCGCTGCAGTAGAGCTCATGGTGCTAGCCGATCGTGGTCAACGTGAGTTACCGATCGCTGCTGATTTTGTCGGCGAGCATATCCAATTACCAGACACTCAAATCCTGGCTTTAGAAAAGGGAACCGAGGATACTCGGGAAATCTTTCGCTTCGTTCTCGAGGAGCGCGCATGA
- a CDS encoding aspartate carbamoyltransferase catalytic subunit, whose amino-acid sequence MTMQTNSAGELTHLLTLEGMPKEQIVHILDTAQQFVSVTDPAREVKKVPLLRGKSVFNLFFENSTRTRTTFEIAAKRLSADVINLDISTSSTAKGESLMDTIDNLIAMQADIFVVRHSVSRAPIEIANHVPPYVHVINAGDGSHQHPTQGLLDMYTMRHFKKDFTKLKVAIVGDIVHSRVAKSNIHALTALGCTDIRAIGPESLLPNDLDLLGVKVFHSMEEGLRGVDVVMTLRIQKERMEAGKVPEGAAFFAQFGLTPARLALAKPDAIVMHPGPMNRGVEIDSAVADGAQSVILKQVTFGIAVRMAVMSIVAGN is encoded by the coding sequence ATGACTATGCAAACGAATTCCGCAGGCGAGCTCACTCATTTACTCACGCTCGAGGGTATGCCCAAAGAGCAGATCGTCCACATTTTGGATACTGCGCAGCAATTTGTGAGCGTGACCGACCCTGCCCGTGAAGTAAAAAAAGTACCGCTACTGCGGGGCAAGAGCGTCTTCAATCTCTTTTTTGAAAACTCCACCCGTACCCGCACGACCTTTGAGATTGCTGCCAAGCGCCTCTCGGCGGATGTGATTAATCTCGATATCTCGACCTCATCAACCGCTAAGGGCGAGAGTCTCATGGATACCATCGACAATCTGATTGCGATGCAAGCCGATATTTTTGTGGTGCGTCATAGTGTCTCGCGCGCTCCGATTGAGATTGCGAATCACGTACCACCTTATGTGCATGTGATTAACGCCGGCGATGGAAGCCATCAGCATCCCACGCAGGGCTTACTCGACATGTACACCATGCGCCACTTTAAGAAGGATTTCACCAAACTTAAGGTAGCGATTGTGGGCGATATTGTGCACAGCCGCGTGGCGAAATCGAATATTCATGCGCTCACCGCTTTGGGTTGCACTGACATTCGCGCCATTGGTCCTGAGAGTTTGCTCCCCAATGATTTGGATTTGCTGGGTGTGAAAGTATTTCATAGCATGGAGGAGGGTCTGCGCGGCGTTGATGTGGTGATGACGCTACGCATTCAAAAAGAGCGCATGGAAGCCGGTAAGGTTCCCGAAGGCGCTGCGTTTTTTGCTCAGTTTGGACTCACCCCTGCACGTTTAGCACTCGCCAAACCCGATGCGATTGTGATGCATCCCGGCCCCATGAATCGGGGAGTTGAGATCGATTCAGCGGTTGCCGATGGTGCTCAATCGGTCATCCTCAAACAAGTCACTTTTGGAATAGCCGTACGGATGGCGGTGATGTCAATCGTGGCGGGCAACTAA
- a CDS encoding glycosyltransferase 61 family protein translates to MPNLHRLLDFFRPRERISAPYVLHDHRLYTKVPINIKHDRIRFVRKAFRKSPELQVVDLQGESFYLLLIHVDNIAHFFHDVFFPLYYVWRTNKKRICVSIDGDRFQQEFLESVIGKDYLVFLDRSRVYQFSDLILTPEGRDLKIYPDYLSICEEIKAICFARNGITEHRTKNLLYGRNELSRKNLLNIDPKFLNDHHIELVYLSKLSFKDYLQTLASAKTFTYMVGAGVFNLLFLDRDVRVLEINPHRNNSWAQMFGLSSLVDFQVIIGQRLKPSSAATQDEAILDSHVYFDESIAAAIAALVARHD, encoded by the coding sequence ATGCCTAATCTTCACCGACTCCTTGACTTTTTTCGTCCGCGCGAACGGATTTCGGCACCCTATGTTCTGCATGATCATCGGCTCTATACCAAAGTACCCATTAATATCAAACACGATCGGATTCGCTTTGTTCGCAAAGCATTTCGTAAAAGCCCCGAACTCCAGGTCGTTGACCTACAAGGCGAATCGTTTTATTTACTCCTAATTCACGTTGATAACATCGCGCACTTTTTTCATGACGTCTTCTTTCCGCTCTACTATGTCTGGCGCACCAACAAAAAACGAATTTGTGTCTCGATTGATGGCGATCGCTTTCAACAAGAGTTTCTTGAATCGGTGATTGGTAAAGACTATTTGGTTTTTCTCGATCGCTCTCGCGTTTACCAATTTTCCGATCTGATTCTCACTCCGGAAGGTCGAGATCTCAAAATCTATCCCGACTACCTCTCGATCTGCGAGGAGATTAAAGCGATTTGTTTTGCGCGCAATGGCATTACTGAACACCGCACTAAAAATCTGCTCTACGGTCGCAATGAACTCAGTCGCAAAAATTTACTCAATATTGATCCCAAGTTTTTAAACGATCACCACATTGAGCTTGTCTACTTATCAAAACTCAGCTTTAAAGACTATTTGCAAACCTTGGCTTCGGCTAAAACCTTTACTTACATGGTGGGTGCCGGAGTCTTTAATCTATTGTTTCTTGATCGCGATGTTCGCGTGCTCGAAATTAATCCACATCGCAATAACTCCTGGGCACAGATGTTTGGGCTTAGTTCACTGGTGGATTTTCAAGTGATTATCGGTCAGCGCCTCAAACCATCCTCAGCTGCAACCCAAGATGAGGCAATTCTTGACAGTCACGTCTATTTTGATGAGAGTATCGCAGCCGCAATCGCAGCTTTAGTTGCCCGCCACGATTGA